From Deltaproteobacteria bacterium:
CGGGCTCGCGCGCTCGACACCGACGGGAGTCGCGCAGGCGGCCAGCCCGAGCGCGAGCGCGGCGATCGGGAGCAGCCGGCTCATCGGGCGGAGCCTCCATCGGCTTCGAGCTGCGCGAGGAGCGCGCGGGCCTCGGGATCGTCGGGCGCGGCGCCGACCAGCGCGCGCGCGTAGCGGATCGCCTCCTCCCGCCGGCCGGCCTGGAGCGACAGGCTCGCCAGCGCCGCGAGCAGCTCGCGATCGCCGGGGCGGCGCTGGTGGGCAGCGGAGAGCACCTCGAGCGCCCGCTCGCCCTGCCCCGCGTCGTGGAGCGCGACCCCGAGCACGTAGGCGAAGTGCGCCTGCGCGGGCGCCAGCGCGACCGCCCGCTCGAGCTCGCCGAGCGCCTCCTCGCGCCGGCCCGTGCGCACGAGCGCCAGGCCGAGCGCGTGGTGGAGCTCGGCGGAATCGGGCGCGCTCGCGAGCGCGCGGCGCAGGAGCGCCTCGGCGGCCGCCTCGTTGCCCTCGGCGCGTTCGAGGTCGGCGAGGTTCGCGGCGGCCGGCACGAAGTCGGGCGCGAGCCGTAGGGCGGTCTCGTACTCGCGCCGCGCCGCCGCGGGCTCGCCGAGCGCGAGGTCGAGGAGCGCCAGGTTCAGGTGGGCCTCGGGCCGGTCGGCCTGGACCTCCTGCGCGGCGCGGTACTCGGCGAGCGCGCCCGCGAGCGCCGCGCGCTCGGCCGGACGCCAGAGCGGGGCCGGCACGTCCGCGAGGGCGCGCCCCGCCTCGCTCCGCACCGCGAGCCGCGGATCGCGCAGGAGCGGCTGCAGGGCGCCGAGCCGCTCGGCCGGCGCCGCGCGCGCCGCGGCCTCGAGCGCGCCGAGCCGCACGAGCGGGTCGGGGTCGGCAGCGGCGCGGCGGAGCGCCGCGGCGCCCGGGC
This genomic window contains:
- a CDS encoding tetratricopeptide repeat protein, with protein sequence PGAAALRRAAADPDPLVRLGALEAAARAAPAERLGALQPLLRDPRLAVRSEAGRALADVPAPLWRPAERAALAGALAEYRAAQEVQADRPEAHLNLALLDLALGEPAAARREYETALRLAPDFVPAAANLADLERAEGNEAAAEALLRRALASAPDSAELHHALGLALVRTGRREEALGELERAVALAPAQAHFAYVLGVALHDAGQGERALEVLSAAHQRRPGDRELLAALASLSLQAGRREEAIRYARALVGAAPDDPEARALLAQLEADGGSAR